One Halocalculus aciditolerans DNA segment encodes these proteins:
- a CDS encoding sensor histidine kinase, whose translation MFALSWPAVASLVAGAISLSFLYFLWPRRDVPGGRAFLVTIGFVAVWSLSYGAALTVFDPMLRLALEVPIWLSVNFVGVAFLAFALTYTGRGNRVDSWWMGALILWATFNSVAVITNDYHHLVWTNYHLDPVFGAATVQYTRQPWLFVNVTSVALTVALAAFLLLETVLAYGPLYRKQAVALALSPVPPGVAYILYLFGLGPAPALNLTPLVFPLHLGLDMYALFSQGMFDLTPATRRVGERAAVDDLGSAVVIVDTEERVVTMNPEAERVLGVETRDALARPLDAFLPAAVSFDGDGGTLTVDTDDGRRVFDVTTNPLNDPDGAHVGYTLLLYDVTGERRLKQRLEVLNRVLRHNLRNDLNVAAGNLDLAAERAEDDDVRRLVEMADGKVESVIDLGETSRRIERALATAGDATAVDARDAIAYAVDRVTDDAEHGGVTLDVPGDLALYGSPELVDGLFASLARNALEHGGPDVALTIAVVARDADTATIEVRDDGPGIPDHELVPITRGNETDLEHGSGLGLWFVRWAVDALGGTIGFRTPPDGGTTVTLTLPTTAADPEPRPER comes from the coding sequence GTGTTTGCGCTCTCCTGGCCGGCCGTCGCCTCCCTCGTGGCCGGCGCTATCTCGCTGTCCTTCCTCTACTTCCTCTGGCCGCGGCGCGACGTGCCGGGCGGGCGAGCGTTCCTGGTGACGATCGGCTTCGTCGCGGTCTGGTCGCTGTCCTACGGCGCGGCGCTGACGGTGTTCGACCCGATGCTCCGCCTGGCGCTCGAAGTCCCGATCTGGCTGTCGGTTAACTTCGTCGGCGTCGCCTTCCTCGCGTTCGCGCTCACCTACACGGGCCGCGGGAACCGCGTGGACTCCTGGTGGATGGGCGCGCTCATCCTCTGGGCGACGTTCAACAGCGTCGCCGTCATCACGAACGACTACCACCATCTCGTCTGGACGAACTACCACCTCGACCCCGTCTTCGGCGCGGCCACCGTCCAGTACACTCGCCAGCCCTGGCTCTTCGTGAACGTCACGAGCGTCGCGCTCACTGTCGCCCTCGCGGCGTTCCTCCTGCTGGAGACCGTGCTTGCGTACGGGCCGCTCTACCGGAAGCAAGCCGTCGCGCTCGCGCTCTCACCCGTCCCGCCCGGGGTCGCCTACATCCTCTACCTCTTCGGCCTCGGCCCCGCCCCCGCGCTCAACCTCACCCCGCTCGTCTTCCCCCTCCACCTCGGCCTCGACATGTACGCGCTCTTCTCACAGGGCATGTTCGACCTCACGCCCGCCACCCGTCGCGTCGGCGAGCGCGCCGCCGTCGACGACCTCGGGAGCGCCGTCGTCATCGTCGACACCGAAGAGCGCGTCGTGACGATGAACCCCGAAGCCGAACGCGTCCTCGGCGTCGAGACCCGGGACGCGCTCGCCCGTCCGCTCGACGCGTTCCTCCCGGCCGCCGTCTCCTTCGACGGCGACGGCGGCACGCTCACCGTCGACACCGACGACGGCCGCCGCGTCTTCGACGTCACGACGAACCCGCTCAACGACCCCGATGGCGCGCACGTCGGCTACACCCTCCTCCTCTACGACGTCACGGGAGAACGCCGCCTGAAACAGCGCCTCGAAGTCCTCAACCGCGTGCTCCGCCACAACCTCCGGAACGACCTGAACGTCGCCGCCGGCAACCTCGACCTCGCCGCCGAACGCGCCGAGGACGACGACGTCCGCCGCCTCGTCGAGATGGCCGACGGGAAAGTCGAGAGCGTCATCGACCTCGGCGAGACCTCCCGCCGCATCGAGAGGGCGCTCGCCACCGCCGGCGACGCGACCGCCGTCGACGCCCGCGACGCCATCGCCTACGCCGTCGACCGCGTCACCGACGACGCAGAACACGGCGGCGTCACCCTCGACGTCCCCGGCGACCTCGCGCTCTACGGGTCGCCCGAACTCGTCGACGGCCTCTTCGCGTCGCTCGCCCGCAACGCCCTCGAACACGGCGGCCCCGACGTCGCGCTCACAATCGCCGTCGTCGCTCGCGACGCCGACACCGCAACCATCGAAGTGCGCGACGACGGCCCCGGCATCCCCGACCACGAGCTCGTGCCCATCACGCGCGGGAACGAAACCGACCTCGAACACGGCAGCGGCCTCGGCCTCTGGTTCGTCCGCTGGGCCGTCGACGCTCTCGGCGGCACCATCGGCTTCCGCACGCCCCCGGACGGCGGCACCACCGTCACGCTCACCCTCCCGACCACCGCCGCCGACCCCGAGCCCCGCCCCGAACGCTGA
- a CDS encoding class I SAM-dependent methyltransferase, giving the protein MTERRDVRATYEEIASHFSETREYAWPEVEAFLDGRRGRRGLDVGCGNGRHTERLADCVTHAVGLDASRGLLDEARARLAAADLADRTSLLHGDAAALPLRDDAADLAVYVATLHHLPTRTARLASLDELARVLTPDATALVSVWSTAHDTFDETESFDTTVDWTLPGGDTVPRYYHIYSPDDFRTDLADSDLHLSDLELSSGNCYATVTPE; this is encoded by the coding sequence ATGACGGAGCGACGCGACGTCCGCGCGACCTACGAGGAAATCGCGAGTCACTTCTCCGAGACCCGCGAGTACGCGTGGCCGGAAGTCGAGGCCTTCCTCGACGGCCGCCGCGGCCGCCGCGGCCTCGACGTCGGCTGCGGGAACGGCCGCCACACCGAACGCCTCGCCGACTGCGTCACCCACGCCGTCGGCCTCGACGCCAGCCGCGGCCTCCTCGACGAAGCCCGCGCCCGCCTCGCCGCCGCCGACCTCGCCGACCGCACCAGCCTCCTTCACGGCGACGCCGCCGCCCTCCCCCTCCGCGACGACGCCGCCGACCTCGCCGTCTACGTCGCCACCCTCCACCACCTCCCCACTCGCACCGCGCGCCTCGCCAGCCTCGACGAACTCGCCCGCGTCCTCACCCCCGACGCCACCGCCCTCGTCAGCGTCTGGAGCACCGCCCACGACACCTTCGACGAAACCGAGAGCTTCGACACCACCGTCGACTGGACCCTCCCCGGCGGCGACACCGTCCCGAGATACTACCACATCTACAGCCCCGACGACTTCCGCACCGACCTCGCCGACAGCGACCTCCACCTCAGCGACCTCGAACTCTCCAGCGGCAACTGCTACGCCACCGTCACACCCGAATAA
- a CDS encoding ABC transporter substrate-binding protein — MVDDDRRDRLSLLNRFADSQSSTSRRRLLKYLGATGVAASLAGCSGGGSGTTTQGTGGTTQPTQQAERTHGGTFISASTNTTNGVNVFRIGDGETSDRALLVMDTGYTNEGPEYDDFLPLWFDQIEVKQPINEVEITLRDNLKFGEGYGELTADDYLWCIDNLWKADWASFTYAKEFYVGKNDDPIQFEKVDKYTIRETIPDSRPFFPYNEPLSDMFPIPKGLAKPYVDSQDAEGLAQDESVMKATFNGNLGPWDLKRWSQQSVMAFERADEYYLRKWAKEDDRVPEVLAEAPYFDEYHIQYFDKSQTARQALQAGEIDTAYIPSTQVGTYKQKDDLKLYKNPYRSWSGYLGINHRANGWTQLRNKKVRHAMAHIYNNQYVVENILDGRAGVQNTLYPTWGPYYPEEDAVTFDDSLEKAKQLLKEGTSSDYGYDGGKLLGPEGEQVELTVVYQSGETDDLRAAYLKQRLDQVGIELKQETTSWTNLLGNYFQTSQKAEGFSGEIGYGDDNVQPSAYNKGPWDEAVSAQPWDFMLTLGFDYGPLTPAGTIASLFGERENFNAYGYSPSKDLAEMRDEAQTADTREAAASTIREMLAFISEERPVIFEYNPYNYYAYRNDVHGIGQSPPESYFANLQNRSSSRMFFSNGESGR; from the coding sequence ATGGTAGATGACGACAGACGAGACCGGCTCTCGCTCCTCAATCGTTTCGCGGACTCCCAGAGTTCGACCAGCCGTCGTCGGCTCCTGAAGTATCTCGGGGCGACGGGCGTCGCCGCCAGCCTCGCCGGGTGTTCCGGCGGCGGGAGCGGCACGACGACGCAGGGAACGGGCGGGACGACGCAGCCGACGCAACAGGCGGAGCGGACGCACGGCGGGACGTTCATCTCGGCGTCGACGAACACGACGAACGGCGTGAACGTCTTCCGCATCGGGGACGGGGAAACGTCCGACCGCGCGCTCCTCGTGATGGACACCGGCTACACGAACGAGGGCCCGGAGTACGACGACTTCCTCCCGCTCTGGTTCGACCAGATCGAGGTCAAACAGCCGATCAACGAGGTAGAGATCACCCTCCGCGACAACCTCAAGTTCGGCGAGGGCTACGGCGAACTGACCGCCGACGACTACCTCTGGTGTATCGACAACCTCTGGAAGGCGGACTGGGCGAGCTTCACGTACGCGAAGGAATTCTACGTCGGGAAGAACGACGACCCGATTCAGTTCGAGAAGGTCGATAAGTACACGATTCGCGAGACCATCCCGGACTCGCGGCCGTTCTTCCCGTACAACGAGCCGCTCTCCGACATGTTCCCGATTCCGAAGGGCCTCGCGAAGCCCTACGTCGACAGCCAGGACGCCGAGGGGCTCGCGCAGGACGAGTCCGTCATGAAGGCGACGTTCAACGGGAACCTCGGCCCGTGGGACCTCAAGCGCTGGTCCCAGCAGTCCGTCATGGCGTTCGAGCGCGCCGACGAGTACTACCTCCGGAAGTGGGCGAAAGAGGACGACCGCGTCCCCGAGGTTCTCGCGGAGGCCCCGTACTTCGACGAGTACCACATCCAGTACTTCGATAAGTCCCAGACGGCGCGGCAGGCGCTCCAGGCCGGCGAGATCGACACCGCGTACATTCCGTCGACGCAGGTCGGGACGTACAAGCAAAAAGACGACCTCAAACTCTACAAGAACCCGTACCGCTCGTGGTCGGGCTACCTCGGCATCAACCACCGCGCGAACGGCTGGACGCAGCTCCGGAACAAGAAGGTCCGCCACGCGATGGCGCACATCTACAACAACCAGTACGTCGTCGAGAACATCCTCGACGGCCGCGCGGGCGTGCAGAACACGCTCTACCCGACGTGGGGGCCGTACTACCCAGAGGAGGACGCGGTGACCTTCGACGACTCCCTCGAGAAGGCGAAGCAGCTCCTGAAGGAGGGGACGTCGAGCGACTACGGCTACGACGGCGGCAAACTCCTCGGTCCGGAGGGCGAGCAGGTCGAACTCACGGTCGTCTACCAGTCGGGCGAGACGGACGACCTCCGCGCCGCCTACCTCAAACAGCGGCTGGATCAGGTCGGCATCGAGCTGAAACAGGAGACGACGTCGTGGACGAACCTCCTCGGGAACTACTTCCAGACGTCGCAGAAGGCCGAGGGCTTCAGCGGCGAAATCGGCTACGGCGACGACAACGTCCAGCCGTCCGCGTACAACAAGGGCCCGTGGGATGAGGCCGTCTCCGCGCAGCCCTGGGACTTCATGCTCACGCTCGGGTTCGACTACGGGCCGCTCACGCCCGCCGGCACCATCGCGTCGCTCTTCGGCGAGCGGGAGAACTTCAACGCCTACGGCTACTCGCCGAGCAAGGACCTCGCCGAGATGCGTGACGAAGCGCAGACCGCCGACACCCGCGAAGCAGCTGCGAGCACGATTCGGGAGATGCTCGCGTTCATCTCCGAGGAACGCCCCGTCATCTTCGAGTACAACCCCTACAACTACTACGCCTACCGGAACGACGTGCACGGCATCGGGCAGAGCCCGCCGGAGAGCTACTTCGCGAACCTCCAGAACCGCTCTTCTTCCCGCATGTTCTTCTCGAACGGCGAGAGCGGCCGGTAA
- a CDS encoding ABC transporter permease, whose protein sequence is MKWYIAKRLLWTVVAVWIALTITFGLLSVTPNPGMTKAVMGCAAAGDDPQQCREQFKQQHDLDIPVTERYENYMVNMATLNWGWSDSRGQYVTSAIADAWKFTAQYAIPVIVLSTLIGYSIGLYSAYKPYTLTDYAGSFVAFFGISIPNFWFALVLIMLLGTRFDFIPVYYQSGIPVEQGWFSLANAMQLVLPITVMLTASLAWQMRYSRAQALEQMNQEFVKVAKAKGASQFRLMIYHVLRMAAVPLSTSFVGSLIAIFWSGSVIIEQIFAIPGLGYMSYTALVEQDTALILATTLITVFLAIIGNLIEDIAYVVLDPRIDYGDR, encoded by the coding sequence ATGAAGTGGTATATCGCGAAACGCCTTCTGTGGACGGTCGTCGCCGTGTGGATCGCGCTCACCATCACGTTCGGCCTCCTCTCGGTCACGCCGAACCCCGGCATGACGAAGGCCGTGATGGGCTGCGCCGCCGCCGGCGACGACCCCCAGCAGTGCCGCGAACAGTTCAAACAGCAACACGACCTCGATATCCCCGTCACCGAGCGGTACGAGAACTACATGGTGAACATGGCGACCCTCAACTGGGGGTGGTCTGACTCCAGAGGGCAGTACGTCACGTCGGCGATCGCCGACGCGTGGAAGTTCACCGCGCAGTACGCGATACCCGTCATCGTGCTCTCCACGCTCATCGGGTACAGCATCGGGCTCTACTCCGCCTACAAGCCCTACACGCTGACGGACTACGCCGGGTCGTTCGTCGCGTTCTTCGGTATCAGCATCCCGAACTTCTGGTTCGCGCTGGTGTTGATTATGTTACTGGGGACGCGATTCGACTTCATCCCCGTCTACTACCAGAGCGGAATCCCCGTCGAGCAGGGGTGGTTCTCCCTCGCGAACGCGATGCAGCTCGTCCTCCCCATCACCGTGATGTTGACGGCGTCGCTCGCGTGGCAGATGCGGTACTCGCGGGCGCAGGCGCTCGAACAGATGAATCAGGAGTTCGTGAAGGTCGCGAAGGCGAAGGGCGCGAGCCAGTTCCGCCTGATGATCTATCACGTCCTCCGGATGGCGGCGGTCCCGCTCTCGACGAGCTTCGTCGGGAGCCTCATCGCCATCTTCTGGTCGGGGTCCGTCATCATCGAACAGATATTCGCGATTCCCGGGCTCGGCTACATGTCCTACACCGCGCTCGTCGAGCAGGACACCGCGCTCATCCTGGCGACGACGCTCATCACGGTGTTCCTCGCCATCATCGGGAACCTCATCGAGGACATCGCGTACGTCGTCCTCGACCCGCGCATCGACTACGGAGACCGATAA
- a CDS encoding ABC transporter permease, protein MATDNDTSFEDIDWDAHSVSKFSLSAAGAAEIVAYLVLAGAFLYDYAVLQNAGPLVLNWDVLSVEWMLMGTLIAMFFHGVIPLARNARMREFYWRRFKKNKIAVVALCYLVTIFFVGIVGPLFLDPPQIRFGNRIVPPVGVTATVNGVVKTGSWQFPLGTTGEGYSVLKLVVYGMRVSMEVGLIATVFSVVIGSVVGAVAALATALDVGWLDEVLMRYVDIQSVFPAFMLLLLLVYLFGSQLWMIILIYGFLSWEGIARTVRGEALQRSSEEYIEAARASGANMMYIVRQHLIPNSANSIIINATVAIPTFILGEAALAFLGFSDPSTFSWGRTISAGQAHLGDAWWISTIPGVFLFFTVLSFYYAGEAMRDAMDPRQEVGGGGGL, encoded by the coding sequence ATGGCTACAGACAACGACACGTCGTTCGAAGATATCGACTGGGACGCCCACTCGGTGTCGAAGTTCTCACTCTCGGCGGCCGGCGCGGCCGAAATCGTCGCGTACCTCGTGCTCGCCGGCGCGTTCCTCTACGACTACGCGGTCCTGCAGAACGCGGGGCCGCTCGTGCTCAACTGGGACGTGTTGAGCGTCGAGTGGATGTTGATGGGGACGCTCATCGCGATGTTCTTCCACGGCGTCATCCCGCTCGCCCGAAACGCGCGGATGCGGGAGTTCTACTGGCGGCGGTTCAAGAAGAACAAGATCGCGGTGGTGGCGCTCTGCTACCTCGTCACCATCTTCTTCGTCGGTATCGTCGGGCCGCTCTTCCTCGACCCGCCGCAGATCCGGTTCGGGAATCGCATCGTGCCGCCCGTCGGCGTGACGGCGACGGTGAACGGCGTCGTGAAGACGGGGTCGTGGCAGTTCCCGCTCGGCACGACCGGCGAGGGGTACAGCGTCCTGAAACTCGTGGTCTACGGGATGCGCGTGAGCATGGAGGTCGGCCTCATCGCGACGGTCTTCTCCGTCGTCATCGGCTCCGTCGTCGGCGCGGTCGCCGCGCTCGCGACCGCGCTCGACGTCGGGTGGCTGGACGAAGTCCTCATGCGGTACGTCGACATCCAGTCGGTCTTCCCGGCGTTCATGCTCCTCTTGCTCCTCGTCTACCTCTTCGGGAGTCAGCTCTGGATGATTATCCTCATCTACGGCTTCCTCTCCTGGGAGGGCATCGCGCGCACGGTGCGCGGCGAGGCGCTCCAGCGCTCGTCCGAGGAGTACATCGAGGCGGCGCGCGCGTCCGGTGCGAACATGATGTACATCGTCCGTCAACACCTGATTCCGAACTCCGCGAACAGTATCATCATCAACGCGACGGTCGCGATTCCGACGTTCATCCTCGGGGAGGCGGCGCTCGCCTTCCTCGGGTTCAGCGACCCGAGCACGTTCTCGTGGGGGCGCACCATCTCCGCGGGGCAGGCGCACCTCGGCGACGCCTGGTGGATTTCGACGATTCCGGGCGTCTTCCTGTTCTTCACCGTGCTCTCCTTCTACTACGCGGGGGAGGCGATGCGTGACGCGATGGACCCGCGACAGGAGGTCGGCGGGGGTGGTGGCCTGTGA
- a CDS encoding ABC transporter ATP-binding protein produces the protein MSDREPLLSVDGLKTYFHTDEGTAYAVDGVSFDVERGETVAIVGESGSGKTVTSESITKILDMPPGEIVEGSITFDGTELTTKTDKELQKIRGNRISHIFQNPQNGLNPVYKVGRQIGETLRIHRDDLSKGEVRKRVVDLLDRTGIPEASARVDDYPHEFSGGMKQRVLIAMALACDPDLLIADEPTTALDVTIQAQILRLLEDIQDEFDMSVIFVTHDLGVVSEIADRVVVMYSGKVMEAGTVEDVFRNPAHPYTKALIECLPGRGGSMNRIPGSLPAVTDPPEGCRFSPRCAYATEDCRTGGQPAMHAVHSETHEASCVYYGAGYDEAELDTGSADETSSRDTMADGGTR, from the coding sequence GTGAGCGACCGAGAGCCGCTGCTCTCCGTCGACGGCCTGAAGACGTACTTCCACACCGACGAGGGAACCGCGTACGCCGTCGACGGCGTCTCCTTCGACGTCGAGCGCGGCGAGACGGTTGCCATCGTCGGCGAGTCCGGGAGCGGGAAGACCGTGACGAGCGAGTCGATCACGAAAATCCTCGACATGCCGCCCGGCGAAATCGTCGAGGGCTCCATCACGTTCGACGGGACGGAGCTCACGACGAAGACGGACAAAGAGTTACAGAAGATCCGCGGGAACCGCATCAGTCACATCTTCCAGAACCCGCAGAACGGCCTCAACCCCGTCTACAAGGTCGGTCGGCAGATCGGGGAGACGCTCCGCATCCACCGGGACGACCTCTCGAAGGGGGAGGTTCGGAAACGCGTCGTCGACTTGCTCGACCGCACGGGGATTCCGGAGGCGTCGGCGCGCGTCGACGACTACCCGCACGAGTTCTCGGGCGGGATGAAACAGCGCGTCCTCATCGCGATGGCGCTCGCCTGCGACCCCGACCTCCTCATCGCGGACGAACCCACGACCGCGCTCGACGTCACCATCCAGGCGCAGATTCTCCGCCTCCTCGAAGACATCCAGGACGAGTTCGACATGAGCGTCATCTTCGTCACGCACGACCTCGGCGTCGTCTCCGAGATCGCGGACCGCGTCGTCGTGATGTACTCGGGGAAGGTCATGGAGGCCGGCACGGTGGAAGACGTCTTCCGGAACCCCGCACACCCCTACACGAAGGCGCTCATCGAGTGTCTGCCGGGGCGCGGCGGGTCGATGAACCGCATCCCGGGGTCGCTCCCCGCGGTCACGGACCCGCCCGAGGGCTGTCGGTTCAGCCCGCGGTGTGCGTACGCGACCGAGGACTGCCGCACGGGCGGCCAGCCGGCCATGCACGCGGTCCATTCGGAGACGCACGAGGCCTCCTGCGTCTACTACGGCGCGGGCTACGACGAAGCGGAGCTCGACACCGGGAGCGCGGACGAGACGAGCAGTCGAGACACGATGGCTGACGGAGGGACGCGATGA
- a CDS encoding ABC transporter ATP-binding protein, translated as MSQRTFDRPTDADEPLLQVRDLEKHYPIRKGVLKQEVARVRAVDGISFDVHPGETVGIVGESGCGKSTVAKSILRLDDPTAGSVEFDGEDITEYGDRELKRFRREAQMIFQNPDSSFDPRMTIGESVSEPLRIHGVGPRTRRLEIARDLLERVGLNADDADRYPHELSGGQKQRVALARALVVNPRLVVADEPVSALDVSVQAEVLSLLQDIQEEFNLAILFISHDMSVVREVCDRVAVMYLGQIVEIGSTEELFANPEHPYTRALLRSIPTLDLDSRGIDAGLRGEVPDPTDPPSGCNFYTRCPEVIQPEGYDFEQEHWRSVMDLRVAMERHGVDVDGLREFVGLDDGESVSEADAAKMKAELRREHDIPESLTDASAETVLERALDDVVHRNVAAARDRLAEEFETVCERQEPALDAEGSSRPTACHLDGAPADD; from the coding sequence ATGAGTCAACGCACGTTCGACCGGCCGACGGACGCAGACGAACCGCTCTTGCAGGTGCGAGACCTGGAGAAACACTACCCCATCAGGAAGGGCGTCCTGAAACAGGAGGTGGCGCGCGTCCGCGCCGTCGACGGCATCTCCTTCGACGTCCACCCCGGCGAGACGGTGGGAATCGTCGGGGAGTCCGGCTGCGGGAAGTCGACCGTCGCGAAATCCATCCTCCGGCTCGACGACCCGACCGCGGGGAGCGTCGAGTTCGACGGCGAGGACATCACGGAGTACGGGGACCGCGAGCTGAAGCGGTTCCGGCGGGAGGCGCAGATGATCTTCCAGAACCCGGATTCGAGCTTCGACCCGCGGATGACCATCGGGGAGTCCGTCTCGGAGCCGCTGCGCATCCACGGCGTCGGCCCGCGGACGCGCCGGCTCGAAATCGCCCGCGACCTCCTCGAACGCGTCGGGCTGAACGCGGACGACGCCGACCGCTACCCCCACGAGCTCTCGGGCGGGCAGAAACAGCGCGTCGCGCTCGCTCGCGCGCTCGTCGTGAACCCGCGCCTCGTCGTCGCCGACGAACCCGTGAGCGCGCTCGACGTCTCCGTGCAGGCCGAAGTGCTCTCCCTCCTCCAGGACATCCAGGAGGAGTTCAACCTCGCCATCCTCTTCATCAGCCACGACATGAGCGTCGTGCGCGAGGTCTGCGACCGCGTCGCCGTGATGTACCTCGGACAGATCGTCGAAATCGGCTCGACGGAAGAGCTCTTCGCGAACCCCGAACACCCCTACACGCGGGCGTTACTCCGGTCGATTCCGACGCTCGACCTCGACTCGCGCGGCATCGACGCCGGCCTCCGCGGCGAAGTCCCGGACCCGACGGACCCGCCCTCGGGCTGTAACTTCTACACGCGGTGTCCGGAAGTCATCCAGCCCGAAGGATACGATTTCGAACAGGAGCACTGGCGGAGCGTCATGGACCTCCGCGTCGCGATGGAGCGCCACGGCGTCGACGTCGACGGGCTCCGCGAGTTCGTCGGCCTCGACGACGGCGAGTCGGTCTCCGAGGCGGACGCCGCGAAGATGAAAGCGGAGCTCCGCAGAGAGCACGACATCCCCGAGTCGCTCACGGACGCGAGCGCGGAGACCGTCCTCGAACGGGCGCTCGACGACGTCGTCCACCGGAACGTCGCGGCGGCCCGCGACCGCCTCGCCGAGGAGTTCGAGACGGTCTGCGAGCGACAAGAGCCGGCCTTGGACGCGGAAGGGTCGAGTCGGCCGACCGCCTGCCACCTCGACGGCGCGCCCGCCGACGACTAA